In Amphiura filiformis chromosome 1, Afil_fr2py, whole genome shotgun sequence, the following are encoded in one genomic region:
- the LOC140167169 gene encoding monocarboxylate transporter 13-like yields the protein MVFIASLATTKNYFPSNTNHIWGLTSAGGALGMMVLPPICEFLIQIYGWRGALMLLSTLNSHLVVCGLLVNQRRDMTAQEYFEIPVTDESAAQQSRCPNIRNVPAKISRYISFYLIKNPKFIPIIAAHMLTGVVFTGWTIFLVPNAIGKGLPPQTASFLSFCGGLGTLLGRPLMGPIIKNCNITAIQLMVILASVNAVAFGVDVLVNTFWALALLAFVNGFATGLLPNVTFGAATELLGDDRAVEGFSFAWMFFALGDFVAGFISGYLLDQGSGFLFMVLGGFSLLTVLVTLTSNCVPQED from the exons ATGGTCTTCATAGCTTCTTTGGCTACAACCAAAAATTACTTCCCCAGTAATACCAACCACATCTGGGGTTTGACAAGTGCAGGTGGCGCACTAGGTATGATGGTTCTACCACCCATATGTGAATTCCTGATTCAGATTTATGGCTGGAGAGGAGCTCTTATGCTACTTAGTACCCTTAATTCCCACCTTGTTGTTTGTGGCCTATTAGTAAACCAGAGAAGGGATATGACCGCACAAGAGTATTTTGAGATCCCAGTAACAGACGAATCTGCCGCTCAGCAGTCCAGGTGCCCCAATATACGGAATGTACCTGCTAAAATTTCAAGATACATTTCATTCTATCTCATAAAGAATCCTAAATTCATACCAATTATTGCCGCACATATGCTTACTGGCGTAGTGTTTACAGGATGGACAATATTTCTCGTACCTAATGCCATTGGAAAAGGTTTACCACCTCAAACTGcctcttttctttcattttgcggTGGACTGGGCACTCTATTAGGCCGGCCTTTGATGGGACCAATTATTAAGAATTGTAACATAACGGCAATACAATTAATGGTTATATTAGCTTCGGTTAATGCAGTAGCCTTTGGTGTTGACGTCCTTGTAAACACATTTTGGGCATTGGCACTTCTTGCCTTTGTGAACGGATTCGCTACTGGTTTATTGCCAAATGTGACCTTTGGAGCTGCAACAGAATTATTGGGAGATGATCGCGCGGTAGAAGGATTCAGCTTTGCTTGGATGTTCTTCGCTCTTGGAGATTTCGTCGCTGGTTTTATTTCAG GTTATCTTCTTGACCAAGGATCAGGCTTTCTCTTCATGGTATTAGGAGGTTTCTCATTGTTGACAGTGCTTGTTACATTGACATCGAATTGCGTTCCTCAGGAAGATTAA